A DNA window from Candidatus Bathyarchaeia archaeon contains the following coding sequences:
- a CDS encoding retropepsin-like aspartic protease, with protein sequence MDYSLDYDPPAPALKVRIAKPLSDGFVELQGKLDTGADMTAIPEDVIDRIGLIPAGRVRVSSFKGDEAVEYTYFVDLSLPGHEFRMVEVIGANRRDALLGRDVLNALKLTLDGKALTFTISDP encoded by the coding sequence GTGGATTATAGCCTCGATTACGATCCCCCAGCCCCGGCGCTGAAGGTAAGGATCGCCAAACCCCTCTCGGATGGCTTCGTGGAGCTTCAGGGCAAGCTGGATACCGGAGCGGATATGACCGCGATCCCGGAGGACGTGATAGATAGGATCGGGCTAATCCCTGCGGGCCGCGTCCGCGTTTCATCGTTTAAGGGGGATGAGGCTGTGGAATATACCTACTTCGTGGACCTATCCCTCCCCGGCCATGAATTCCGCATGGTTGAGGTCATCGGTGCCAATCGTCGGGACGCCCTTCTGGGCCGGGACGTCCTAAACGCCTTGAAGCTGACGCTCGACGGCAAGGCCTTGACCTTCACAATATCCGACCCATAG
- a CDS encoding Ni/Fe hydrogenase subunit alpha produces MRGVIDLGKGAETRALEMGSQNSSAAGGMEKEIRVPVTRIEGHGKITIVLDRDGNVADAKFHVVSVRGFEKFCEGRLVWEMPVITSRICGICPVSHSLASAKAGDAILGIDIPGPAKKLRLLLHMGQMIQSHALSLFYLSLPDLVLGFDYEMERRNIVGLLESRPELARRGVALRKFGQEVIEALAGRRVHPTFAIPGGVNGMLQPEKRDALLAQIDGVIENARSTIGLVKDACLKQEEAIPVRTYNMGLVGRDGALEFYDGELRIKDQRGNIIEDGFNPSDYLSIIGERVEDWSYLKFPYYRWAGFPKGSLRVGPLGRLNVADRIPTPLAEEEFKEFKAMGENGLVDRTIFYHYARAIEMLHAAEKAKELLQDEEICSKEIWNESREIENEEGVGVIEAPRGTLIHHYWVNRDGTIRKANLIVSTVFNNMGMNLAIKEVASKRIRNGRFDEGILNHVEHAIRCFDPCLSCATHAVGQMPLSIQLVSPDGEVLGEISRG; encoded by the coding sequence ATGAGGGGTGTGATCGATTTGGGGAAGGGCGCTGAAACTAGGGCGCTTGAGATGGGATCCCAAAACTCCAGCGCGGCCGGCGGAATGGAGAAGGAGATAAGGGTCCCCGTGACTAGGATCGAGGGCCACGGGAAGATAACCATAGTCCTAGATAGGGATGGGAACGTGGCCGATGCCAAGTTCCACGTCGTATCGGTAAGGGGCTTCGAGAAGTTCTGCGAGGGGCGATTGGTTTGGGAGATGCCCGTGATAACATCGAGGATCTGCGGGATATGCCCCGTCAGCCATAGCTTGGCATCGGCGAAGGCCGGGGACGCGATCTTGGGCATCGACATACCCGGCCCGGCCAAGAAACTCCGCCTCCTACTTCACATGGGCCAAATGATCCAATCCCATGCGTTGAGCCTCTTCTACCTCTCCCTCCCCGACCTAGTGCTTGGGTTCGATTATGAAATGGAGAGGCGTAACATAGTCGGCTTGCTCGAGAGCAGGCCCGAGCTGGCTAGGAGGGGGGTGGCCTTGCGCAAGTTTGGGCAGGAGGTTATAGAGGCCTTGGCCGGGAGGAGGGTCCATCCAACCTTCGCGATTCCGGGAGGGGTCAATGGGATGCTACAGCCCGAGAAACGGGATGCGCTCTTGGCGCAGATCGATGGCGTTATCGAGAACGCGAGGTCCACGATAGGGCTCGTGAAGGACGCTTGCCTGAAGCAGGAGGAAGCGATCCCGGTGAGGACATATAACATGGGCTTGGTTGGGCGGGATGGGGCCTTGGAATTTTACGATGGGGAACTCAGGATAAAGGACCAGAGGGGCAACATAATAGAAGACGGCTTCAACCCATCCGACTATTTATCCATCATAGGGGAGAGGGTCGAGGATTGGTCGTATCTGAAATTCCCATATTATAGATGGGCGGGGTTCCCGAAGGGCTCGCTGAGGGTAGGCCCGCTGGGGAGGCTGAACGTCGCGGATCGCATCCCAACTCCCTTGGCCGAGGAGGAGTTCAAGGAGTTCAAGGCGATGGGGGAGAACGGCTTGGTGGATCGGACCATATTTTACCATTACGCTAGGGCCATTGAGATGCTCCACGCGGCCGAAAAGGCGAAGGAGCTCCTACAGGATGAGGAAATATGCTCCAAGGAAATCTGGAACGAATCGAGGGAGATCGAGAACGAGGAGGGAGTGGGCGTCATAGAGGCGCCAAGGGGGACCTTGATCCATCATTATTGGGTGAACAGGGACGGGACGATAAGGAAGGCGAACCTGATCGTTTCTACGGTCTTCAATAACATGGGCATGAACTTGGCCATAAAGGAGGTCGCCTCCAAGAGGATAAGGAACGGGAGGTTCGATGAGGGCATATTGAACCACGTGGAGCATGCGATAAGGTGCTTCGACCCATGCCTCTCCTGCGCGACGCATGCGGTTGGGCAAATGCCTCTTTCGATCCAGCTGGTCTCCCCAGATGGGGAAGTCCTGGGGGAGATCAGTAGGGGTTAG
- a CDS encoding 4Fe-4S dicluster domain-containing protein, translating to MKFISDKNLRKWLESLMGIGSLIAPMDLGPGLTLFSQIRDPGDVNLEYETTPIPPKDLFFPSSEALFRFSPSRGYEIPEIDGEAFLLGIRPCDALGIRLMDFPFLSEPADPRYERRRRRTTLIGLGCIKARPECFCTSFGIGPFDASNADAFLIPVKGGFLAEARTEKGAKALAAAELEEASIPIPKPPEVPSIDVGAVREVALSLFNSPYWERLADRCLSCKLCAYVCPSCYCFDIRDYPIRDGAERIRSWDSCQSPLFSRQASGYDPRQTKASRLRNRFYHKFSYFPGEFGAFGCTGCGRCVRYCPVNIDVREVLLAILRGEAKVA from the coding sequence TTGAAATTCATATCCGATAAGAACCTCCGCAAATGGCTCGAATCGCTGATGGGGATTGGATCGCTCATAGCCCCGATGGATCTTGGGCCGGGCCTAACGCTCTTCTCCCAAATCCGGGACCCGGGCGATGTGAACCTAGAATATGAAACGACGCCGATCCCGCCGAAGGATCTCTTCTTCCCATCCTCCGAGGCGCTCTTCAGGTTCTCCCCAAGCCGTGGCTACGAAATCCCCGAGATCGATGGGGAGGCGTTCCTATTGGGGATTCGTCCCTGCGATGCCTTGGGGATACGCCTCATGGATTTCCCGTTCCTATCCGAGCCCGCTGACCCTAGATACGAGAGGAGGAGGCGGAGGACCACGCTGATAGGCTTAGGGTGCATTAAGGCGAGGCCGGAATGCTTTTGCACTAGCTTCGGCATTGGGCCGTTCGATGCATCGAACGCGGACGCATTCCTTATACCGGTCAAAGGGGGTTTCTTGGCGGAGGCGAGGACCGAGAAGGGGGCCAAGGCCTTGGCCGCGGCGGAGCTCGAGGAAGCATCGATCCCTATCCCGAAGCCGCCCGAGGTCCCATCGATAGACGTTGGGGCAGTGAGGGAGGTCGCCCTTTCGCTCTTCAACTCCCCATATTGGGAAAGGCTGGCCGATAGATGCCTTAGCTGTAAGCTCTGCGCCTACGTATGCCCCTCCTGTTATTGCTTCGACATAAGGGATTACCCGATCCGGGATGGCGCGGAGAGGATCCGGAGCTGGGACAGCTGCCAATCGCCACTCTTCTCCCGCCAAGCGAGCGGCTATGACCCCCGCCAAACGAAGGCCTCTAGGCTCAGGAACAGGTTCTACCACAAGTTCTCCTATTTCCCGGGGGAGTTCGGAGCATTCGGATGCACGGGCTGCGGTCGATGCGTTCGGTATTGCCCGGTGAACATAGACGTCAGGGAGGTCCTATTGGCCATATTGAGGGGTGAGGCGAAAGTTGCCTAA
- a CDS encoding FAD/NAD(P)-binding protein, whose product MPKGSDPFLPLLAEVAEVRDLTPDIKLLRLSLREGRIDYRPGQFAILSAFGVGEAPFTFASLPEEGLEFAIRRMGTVTNALHNLGPGDLVGIRGPYGNTFPLEDYEGKDIIIIGGGIGIAPLRPLIHWFIKHRGDYGSLLIIYGARTPRDFAFSDEFDAWAGAGGARLELAIDPPGSPDWRGRVALVPAVVKELKPSPKNSIAITCGPPIMIHYVIEELRALGFSPGQIVTTLEAKMKCGMGKCMRCNVGDKYVCKDGPVFTADQISRLLEAF is encoded by the coding sequence TTGCCTAAGGGATCCGATCCCTTCCTCCCGCTCCTCGCCGAGGTGGCCGAGGTGAGGGATTTGACGCCGGACATAAAGCTCCTAAGGCTTAGCCTGAGAGAGGGGCGGATCGATTATAGGCCAGGACAGTTCGCCATCCTCTCCGCCTTCGGGGTCGGGGAGGCGCCCTTCACGTTCGCATCCCTCCCGGAGGAGGGGCTGGAGTTCGCGATAAGGAGGATGGGGACCGTTACGAATGCCCTCCACAACCTAGGCCCGGGCGATCTGGTAGGCATAAGGGGCCCATATGGGAATACCTTCCCGTTGGAGGATTACGAGGGGAAGGATATAATCATAATAGGCGGGGGCATAGGCATCGCGCCCCTCAGGCCCCTGATACATTGGTTCATAAAGCATAGGGGCGATTACGGGAGCCTATTGATAATCTATGGCGCTAGGACGCCGAGGGATTTCGCCTTCTCCGATGAGTTCGATGCTTGGGCCGGGGCTGGGGGCGCGAGGCTCGAGCTGGCGATAGACCCGCCCGGTTCCCCGGATTGGAGGGGCAGGGTCGCCTTGGTTCCGGCGGTCGTCAAGGAGCTCAAGCCATCTCCCAAGAACTCGATCGCGATCACCTGCGGCCCCCCGATAATGATCCATTACGTCATCGAGGAGCTGAGGGCGCTGGGGTTCTCGCCGGGCCAGATCGTGACTACCCTCGAGGCGAAGATGAAATGCGGCATGGGCAAATGCATGAGGTGCAACGTGGGCGATAAATACGTTTGCAAGGACGGCCCGGTTTTCACGGCCGATCAAATATCGAGGCTCTTGGAGGCGTTCTAG
- a CDS encoding CoB--CoM heterodisulfide reductase iron-sulfur subunit A family protein: protein MVRIGVFICHCGHNIAGVIDIGRVVEAAKRIPGVAYAGDYIYCCSDPGQEFIRQAIRENRLTRVVVGACSPRMHERTFQGVLASAGLNPFLLEMANLREQCSWVHSEASEEATEKAIDLVRMAVAKASRAEPLFAKPIPIIKRALVVGGGIAGIQAALDIANAGFEVVLVEREPTIGGKMAKFDKTFPTLDCASCILTPRMVELAKHPKVRLMTYAEVEEVKGYAGNFEVRIRQRARKVDHSKCTGCGTCWQKCPTKVPSEFDLGLGKRTAIYIPFPQAVPPKPVIDAENCRYMAYLEFVRSGREGKPPPQCRICERLCPTGAINWDEEDQIITEKFGAIVIATGYDLFDPSQIPQYGYGRLDNVITGLEFERILNASGPTGGRILLKGGGEPKRVAIIHCVGSRDLNYNEYCSKVCCMYSMKYAHLIKERIPDAEVYEFYIDVRSAGKGFEEFYNRVLEEGVRFVRGRVAEILKGRNGLLVRFEDTLTGTKHILEVDMAILACGLVPQRDAEEVARIFKLSRSPDGFFLEKHPKLDPVNTHSDGIFLAGACIGPCDIPDAVAKGSAAAAKAIGLLAQDSILSEPMTAIVDMAKCSGCMLCEEVCPFGAIEPQVIRGKRVARVSEELCKGCGSCAAACRSGAINLRGFTHQQLLAEVEAL, encoded by the coding sequence GTGGTGAGGATCGGGGTCTTCATATGCCATTGCGGCCATAATATAGCAGGGGTCATTGATATAGGGAGGGTAGTCGAAGCCGCGAAGCGAATTCCCGGCGTCGCATATGCCGGGGATTATATATATTGTTGCAGCGACCCGGGGCAGGAGTTCATCCGCCAAGCCATAAGGGAGAATCGGTTGACGAGGGTCGTGGTGGGCGCATGCTCCCCGAGGATGCACGAAAGGACCTTCCAAGGGGTTTTGGCATCTGCTGGACTGAACCCGTTCCTCTTGGAGATGGCGAACCTTAGGGAGCAATGCTCTTGGGTCCATAGCGAGGCAAGCGAGGAGGCGACGGAGAAGGCCATAGACTTGGTAAGGATGGCGGTCGCGAAGGCCTCGAGGGCGGAGCCCCTATTCGCCAAGCCAATCCCGATCATCAAGCGCGCCTTAGTGGTCGGCGGCGGGATAGCGGGCATCCAAGCCGCGCTGGACATCGCCAACGCCGGCTTCGAGGTAGTCCTAGTCGAGAGGGAGCCAACGATAGGGGGGAAGATGGCCAAATTCGATAAGACCTTCCCAACACTCGACTGCGCATCGTGCATCCTGACCCCTAGGATGGTCGAGCTGGCGAAGCATCCGAAGGTCCGCTTGATGACCTACGCGGAGGTGGAGGAGGTCAAGGGCTATGCCGGGAACTTCGAGGTCAGGATAAGGCAGAGGGCTAGGAAGGTGGATCACTCGAAATGCACCGGCTGCGGGACCTGCTGGCAGAAGTGCCCGACGAAAGTCCCCTCGGAGTTCGATTTGGGGCTCGGGAAGAGGACGGCCATCTATATACCCTTCCCGCAGGCGGTCCCCCCGAAGCCAGTCATCGATGCGGAGAATTGCCGCTATATGGCCTATTTGGAGTTCGTCAGGAGCGGGAGGGAGGGCAAGCCCCCTCCCCAATGCCGGATCTGCGAGAGGCTTTGCCCGACCGGGGCGATAAATTGGGATGAGGAGGATCAGATCATAACGGAGAAATTCGGGGCCATAGTGATCGCGACCGGTTACGACCTATTCGATCCATCTCAGATACCCCAATACGGATATGGCCGATTGGACAATGTCATAACCGGCTTGGAGTTCGAGAGGATTTTGAATGCCTCCGGCCCGACCGGGGGGAGGATATTGCTGAAGGGCGGTGGGGAGCCGAAGCGGGTGGCCATAATCCATTGCGTCGGTAGCAGGGATTTAAACTATAACGAGTATTGCTCGAAGGTCTGCTGCATGTACTCCATGAAATACGCCCACCTCATAAAGGAGCGAATACCAGATGCGGAGGTTTACGAGTTCTACATAGACGTCAGGAGCGCGGGGAAGGGATTCGAGGAGTTCTATAACAGAGTATTGGAGGAGGGGGTTAGGTTCGTCAGGGGGAGGGTCGCGGAGATACTTAAAGGGAGGAACGGGCTATTGGTTAGATTCGAGGATACCTTGACCGGCACCAAGCACATCCTAGAGGTCGATATGGCAATCTTGGCCTGCGGGTTGGTCCCGCAAAGGGATGCTGAGGAGGTCGCGAGGATCTTCAAGCTGAGCAGGAGCCCGGATGGCTTCTTCCTGGAGAAGCACCCGAAGCTCGACCCGGTGAACACCCATTCGGATGGCATATTCCTCGCCGGCGCATGCATAGGGCCGTGCGACATCCCGGACGCGGTGGCAAAGGGGAGCGCTGCGGCGGCGAAGGCCATAGGGCTCTTGGCCCAGGATTCGATTCTATCCGAGCCGATGACGGCGATCGTCGACATGGCCAAATGCTCCGGCTGTATGCTTTGCGAGGAGGTCTGCCCCTTCGGCGCCATAGAGCCGCAGGTGATAAGGGGGAAGAGGGTCGCTAGGGTCAGCGAGGAGCTTTGCAAGGGCTGCGGATCCTGCGCGGCCGCTTGTAGATCCGGGGCGATCAACCTCAGGGGATTCACCCATCAGCAGCTATTGGCGGAGGTCGAAGCCCTATGA
- a CDS encoding 2Fe-2S iron-sulfur cluster-binding protein, with product MKEIHLKIDGKEVRGKEGDTVLDVCLANGIDVPTLCNLKCLTPIGACRLCVIEIEGEKKLNTACTYPAREGLVVRTNTDSLNKYRRRMLEFLFAERNHYCMFCEKSGDCELQSLAYKFQMYNVPLAMLNPKLPIDSSHEYLAIEHNRCILCSRCIRACDEIVGLHVLDLWRRGSRTLVAAGLGEPLGESPCISCGLCMQVCPTGAIFDKLSSYKFKRKDCQAIETICQECGLGCPIIVYVKDGNPVRVEGPKLEDFRAQLCRIGRFDILHNGRARILRPMVREGEVLRECSMEEALRRAVEELRANGSNVLCLASARYPNEVLELFKKFALDVLGTMYLDTFDGEWSRAISKSSQGSWVELGHFVEEESEYSIGLSRAPYGSWEDAECAFNDIEGVDCLLSVDLPFEVQKPIHSKIRRAVRRGNARLIVVNPGEDPLGELADVFLRPKPGSEAILVGEISKAIRGDQTDLEDVARGCGVAIDALRSAAEILRSSKRCVIIYGAELVKAGGSKAVSALFDIAKGKERMNGRFGIISIKPSSNTIGAWRLMVTSAEGIPSRFGKGPRIVYALIGDDSSIDAEYLSDLKPDFLIIQSAYRSPVISIADVVIPATTWLERGGQLIGPDGRRHLAKRVLEPPRGVIGEAEVLAELSRRLGKEIPIPPGEGIGVEVREGPKR from the coding sequence ATGAAGGAGATACATTTGAAAATAGATGGAAAGGAAGTGAGGGGGAAGGAGGGCGATACGGTCCTAGATGTATGTCTAGCGAATGGCATAGATGTCCCGACCCTTTGCAATCTAAAATGCCTAACGCCCATCGGAGCGTGCAGACTCTGCGTCATAGAGATAGAGGGAGAGAAGAAGCTGAACACCGCATGCACATACCCGGCTAGGGAGGGCTTGGTCGTGAGGACCAATACGGATAGCCTCAACAAATATCGGAGGAGGATGCTGGAGTTCCTATTCGCGGAGAGGAACCATTATTGCATGTTTTGCGAGAAGAGCGGAGATTGTGAGCTCCAAAGCCTCGCTTATAAGTTCCAAATGTATAACGTGCCGCTTGCTATGCTCAACCCGAAGCTGCCCATCGACTCCAGCCATGAATACTTGGCGATCGAGCATAATCGCTGCATTCTATGCAGCAGATGCATAAGGGCTTGTGATGAGATCGTCGGCCTCCACGTCCTAGATCTCTGGAGGAGGGGAAGCAGGACCTTGGTGGCGGCCGGATTGGGCGAGCCCCTCGGGGAATCTCCTTGCATCTCCTGCGGGCTATGTATGCAAGTATGCCCCACCGGAGCCATATTCGATAAGCTCTCCTCCTATAAGTTCAAGCGGAAGGATTGCCAAGCGATCGAAACGATTTGCCAAGAGTGCGGCCTCGGGTGCCCGATCATCGTGTACGTCAAGGATGGAAACCCCGTGAGGGTAGAGGGCCCCAAATTGGAGGATTTCAGGGCTCAACTATGCAGGATTGGGCGGTTCGATATCCTCCATAACGGCCGCGCTAGGATCCTGAGGCCAATGGTTCGTGAGGGCGAGGTACTCAGGGAGTGCTCGATGGAGGAGGCATTGAGGCGCGCCGTGGAGGAACTGAGGGCCAATGGCTCAAACGTCTTATGCCTCGCCTCAGCGAGGTACCCGAATGAGGTTCTAGAGCTCTTCAAGAAGTTCGCCCTCGACGTCTTGGGCACCATGTACTTGGATACGTTCGATGGCGAATGGAGCAGGGCTATATCCAAGAGCTCGCAGGGCTCATGGGTGGAGCTCGGACACTTTGTGGAGGAGGAATCCGAATACTCCATAGGCCTATCGAGGGCCCCATACGGGTCTTGGGAGGATGCGGAATGCGCCTTCAACGATATCGAAGGGGTCGATTGCCTGCTCTCGGTCGATCTCCCATTCGAGGTGCAGAAGCCCATCCATTCGAAAATAAGGAGGGCCGTTCGAAGGGGCAATGCGAGGCTGATAGTCGTTAATCCGGGCGAGGATCCGCTTGGGGAATTGGCCGACGTCTTCCTAAGACCCAAGCCCGGCTCCGAGGCGATCCTCGTGGGGGAGATCTCTAAGGCCATCAGGGGGGATCAGACTGATCTCGAGGACGTCGCGAGGGGATGCGGCGTGGCGATCGATGCCCTTCGCTCCGCGGCGGAGATCCTGAGATCCTCCAAGCGATGCGTCATAATCTATGGGGCTGAGCTCGTCAAAGCGGGCGGCTCCAAGGCCGTTAGCGCCTTATTCGATATCGCCAAGGGAAAGGAGAGGATGAACGGGAGATTCGGCATAATCTCAATCAAGCCGAGCTCGAATACCATAGGGGCTTGGCGCCTCATGGTGACGAGCGCCGAGGGGATCCCGAGCCGATTTGGGAAGGGCCCGAGGATCGTATACGCCCTTATTGGCGATGATAGCTCCATCGATGCCGAATATCTATCCGACCTCAAGCCCGACTTCCTCATAATACAAAGCGCGTATCGCTCCCCGGTGATCTCAATCGCCGACGTCGTCATCCCGGCTACCACTTGGCTGGAGAGGGGGGGACAGTTGATAGGCCCAGATGGGAGGAGGCATTTGGCCAAGAGGGTCTTGGAGCCGCCCCGGGGCGTGATCGGGGAGGCGGAGGTCCTCGCGGAGCTTTCGAGGAGGTTGGGCAAGGAGATCCCGATCCCGCCCGGGGAGGGGATCGGGGTAGAGGTTAGGGAGGGGCCAAAGAGGTGA
- a CDS encoding hydrogenase iron-sulfur subunit, which yields MSDHEPRVLGFLCNWCSYAGADLAGTSRIQYPPNIRIIRVPCSGRVDPLLVIKAFERGFDGVLVSGCHPGDCHYTQGNYYARRRLAILRDLLEFIGIEGDRFRVEWVSAAEGQRFARIVADFVMRLKELGPRR from the coding sequence ATGAGCGATCATGAGCCGAGGGTGCTTGGGTTCCTATGCAATTGGTGCTCCTACGCGGGCGCGGATTTGGCCGGGACGAGCCGGATACAATATCCGCCGAACATCCGGATCATAAGGGTACCCTGCTCCGGCAGGGTCGATCCGCTTTTGGTAATCAAGGCCTTCGAGAGGGGCTTCGATGGGGTATTGGTCTCCGGCTGCCATCCGGGCGATTGCCATTATACGCAGGGCAATTATTACGCCCGCAGGAGGCTCGCGATCCTCCGCGATCTCTTGGAGTTCATAGGCATCGAGGGGGATCGGTTCAGGGTGGAATGGGTTTCGGCGGCGGAGGGGCAGAGGTTCGCGCGGATAGTGGCCGATTTCGTGATGAGATTGAAGGAGCTGGGGCCAAGGCGATGA
- a CDS encoding NADP oxidoreductase, translating to MAKVKVSTLWLSGCAGCHMSLLDLDEALVELLLDRIEIVKSPPLTDVKGHIQVDVGIVEGAVATEEDEEELRKFREKCKILVAIGDCACFGGITSYRNLFDKEEILSRVYVGTESVVDGKVPRSKYVPPLLDKVKAVGNVVGVDAHIPGCPPSPKALLYAMKELLEGRIPILPSEMASFE from the coding sequence GTGGCCAAGGTGAAGGTTTCCACTTTATGGCTCTCTGGTTGCGCTGGATGCCACATGTCCCTCTTGGATTTGGATGAGGCATTGGTGGAGCTGCTATTGGATAGGATCGAGATCGTGAAGTCCCCGCCCCTAACGGATGTGAAGGGGCACATCCAAGTCGACGTCGGCATCGTCGAGGGCGCGGTGGCGACGGAGGAGGATGAGGAAGAGTTGAGGAAGTTCAGGGAAAAATGCAAGATCCTAGTGGCCATAGGCGATTGCGCTTGCTTCGGCGGGATAACGTCCTATAGGAATCTCTTCGATAAGGAAGAGATCCTCTCCAGGGTATACGTCGGGACTGAGAGCGTCGTGGATGGCAAGGTCCCGAGGTCCAAATACGTGCCGCCGCTATTGGATAAGGTGAAGGCCGTGGGCAACGTCGTCGGGGTAGATGCGCACATCCCCGGATGCCCGCCCAGCCCCAAGGCCCTCCTATACGCCATGAAGGAGCTACTGGAGGGGAGGATCCCGATCCTGCCAAGCGAGATGGCGAGCTTCGAATGA
- a CDS encoding 4Fe-4S dicluster domain-containing protein, translating to MEEIRAKAIELLRSGEVKCFIGYERASDGLTARPFFAYSADDAGRLIFDRTCAHNLARYLPDMRGQRVAILVKPCDSRSVNVLIQEGQVNREEVYVVGVVCDGVYKASWGQPSQELEARCLYCSRRVPVVYDHLIGQPPASEPQTPASIPEVEALERRSAKERWEFWRSHFARCIRCNACRQICPACYCPQCFSDQLDPLWTGIRIGLPQNWVWNVGRALHLAGRCADCGGCERACPMGIPLAALNRKLAGRVKELFGFEAGLDPRAPFPFATFKKEEVL from the coding sequence ATGGAGGAGATAAGGGCGAAGGCAATCGAGCTCCTGAGGTCCGGGGAGGTCAAGTGCTTCATAGGCTACGAGAGGGCGAGCGATGGCTTAACGGCCCGGCCTTTCTTCGCCTATTCGGCGGACGATGCGGGGAGGCTGATATTCGATAGGACTTGCGCTCATAACTTGGCCCGATACCTTCCCGATATGAGGGGGCAAAGGGTCGCGATCTTGGTAAAGCCTTGCGATTCTAGGTCGGTAAACGTCCTGATCCAAGAGGGCCAAGTGAATAGGGAGGAGGTCTATGTGGTGGGGGTGGTTTGTGACGGCGTTTATAAGGCGTCTTGGGGCCAGCCGAGCCAAGAGCTGGAGGCCCGTTGCCTATATTGCTCTAGGCGAGTCCCGGTGGTTTACGATCATTTGATCGGGCAGCCGCCCGCCTCTGAGCCGCAAACCCCCGCCTCCATCCCGGAAGTCGAAGCCTTGGAGAGGAGATCGGCGAAGGAGAGGTGGGAGTTCTGGCGATCCCATTTCGCCCGATGCATACGTTGCAACGCTTGCAGGCAAATATGCCCCGCCTGCTATTGCCCGCAATGCTTCTCGGATCAGCTGGACCCATTATGGACTGGGATAAGGATAGGGCTCCCCCAGAACTGGGTCTGGAACGTTGGCAGGGCCCTCCATTTGGCCGGGAGATGCGCCGATTGCGGGGGATGCGAGCGGGCCTGCCCGATGGGAATACCCCTCGCGGCCCTCAATAGGAAGCTGGCCGGGAGGGTGAAGGAGCTCTTCGGCTTCGAGGCGGGCTTGGATCCGAGGGCGCCATTCCCGTTCGCCACGTTCAAGAAGGAGGAGGTTTTATGA